A stretch of Fundicoccus culcitae DNA encodes these proteins:
- a CDS encoding carbohydrate ABC transporter permease, translated as MERTVSLEKRQERTAYKFILPYAILFSIFIIVPIILAITLSFTNFNSIEFPGFVGFLNYINLLTQDEIFMQYVLPNTIIFSLIVGPGGYVLGFLLAWILAQLTRVPRTILALIFYSPSMTAGVAMTVVWRIIFSGNESGYLNGILMQFGFINEPIIWTTDSRFILPIMIIVALWGSMGVGFLAMMAGVLNGDRELYEAAAIDGVSNRFQELIYITIPSMKPQMLFGAVMSIVGAFSNGLIGVQLTGSNPVTGSYAGQLIVNHIDDYGFQRYEMGYAAAVSVILLIIIYLFSYIAKRLFSESD; from the coding sequence ATGGAACGTACAGTTTCGCTTGAAAAAAGACAAGAACGGACTGCCTATAAGTTTATTTTACCTTATGCCATCTTGTTCTCAATCTTTATTATCGTACCGATTATTTTAGCTATTACTTTATCGTTTACCAACTTTAACTCGATTGAATTTCCTGGTTTTGTGGGCTTTTTAAACTATATTAATTTACTCACTCAAGATGAAATATTTATGCAATATGTCTTACCAAACACGATTATATTCTCACTTATTGTTGGTCCTGGAGGATATGTATTAGGCTTCTTATTAGCTTGGATTTTGGCACAATTAACACGAGTACCAAGAACTATATTAGCCTTAATATTTTACTCACCATCAATGACTGCCGGCGTTGCTATGACAGTTGTCTGGCGAATCATCTTTAGTGGTAATGAATCGGGATACCTCAATGGAATACTCATGCAGTTTGGTTTCATTAATGAACCAATCATTTGGACCACTGATTCACGTTTTATTTTACCTATCATGATTATTGTTGCCTTGTGGGGAAGTATGGGGGTAGGATTCTTAGCTATGATGGCTGGCGTTTTAAACGGTGATCGTGAACTATACGAAGCCGCTGCTATTGATGGTGTAAGCAATAGATTTCAAGAGTTAATTTACATCACTATCCCATCTATGAAACCACAAATGTTATTTGGAGCTGTAATGTCCATTGTAGGTGCCTTCTCTAACGGTCTTATTGGAGTTCAATTGACTGGGTCAAACCCCGTAACAGGGTCTTATGCAGGACAGCTAATTGTTAACCATATCGATGATTATGGTTTCCAACGCTATGAAATGGGATATGCCGCAGCCGTTTCGGTTATTCTTTTGATAATTATTTATCTATTTAGTTATATCGCTAAACGTCTATTCTCAGAGTCTGATTAA
- a CDS encoding carbohydrate ABC transporter permease, whose product MAYRKVGINPKKFDRSQIKFYIILAPFVAFMILPLIFIFNHAFKPIGELFAFPPTFIVKNPSLDNFRNLLKVSQISNIPISRYLFNSLLVTIIVVVVSILLSSMAAYALSKKKFRGKKIGLEINNAALMFVPTAVTIPRYIIITVLGIENSYLAHILPVLAMPIGLFLIKQFIDQVPDELIEASVIDGASEWTVYWKVIMPLIKPAIATAALLVFQAVWNNLETSQLFITSDSMRTLAFYLSTFASQTNMVVGQGIAAASSLIMFIPNLVLFIILQSNVMNTMSHSGIK is encoded by the coding sequence ATGGCTTATAGAAAAGTAGGGATTAACCCGAAAAAATTTGATCGTAGTCAAATTAAATTTTATATCATATTAGCTCCCTTCGTTGCTTTTATGATTTTACCGTTGATATTTATTTTTAATCACGCCTTTAAACCGATTGGAGAGCTCTTTGCCTTTCCGCCGACATTTATTGTAAAAAATCCAAGTTTAGATAACTTCCGGAACTTACTCAAAGTATCGCAAATATCCAATATTCCAATTAGCCGATATTTGTTTAATAGTTTATTAGTGACGATTATCGTTGTGGTAGTTTCAATTTTACTATCATCAATGGCAGCTTATGCCCTTTCTAAAAAGAAATTCCGTGGGAAAAAGATTGGTCTTGAAATAAATAACGCTGCTTTAATGTTTGTGCCTACTGCGGTAACCATACCGCGCTACATCATCATTACAGTACTGGGAATTGAAAATTCGTATTTAGCGCATATCTTGCCAGTATTAGCTATGCCAATTGGGTTATTTTTAATCAAACAATTTATCGATCAAGTCCCTGATGAGTTGATTGAAGCCAGTGTCATTGATGGCGCCAGTGAATGGACCGTCTATTGGAAAGTAATTATGCCACTAATCAAACCGGCTATCGCAACGGCAGCTTTGTTAGTATTCCAAGCAGTTTGGAATAATTTAGAAACGTCTCAATTGTTTATAACAAGTGATTCAATGAGAACTTTAGCCTTTTATCTAAGTACTTTTGCTTCACAAACTAATATGGTTGTTGGCCAAGGGATTGCCGCAGCATCATCGTTAATAATGTTCATTCCTAACTTAGTCCTATTCATCATTCTTCAAAGTAATGTTATGAATACGATGAGTCATTCTGGAATTAAGTAG